From one Helicoverpa zea isolate HzStark_Cry1AcR chromosome 10, ilHelZeax1.1, whole genome shotgun sequence genomic stretch:
- the LOC124634175 gene encoding 3-sulfolactaldehyde dehydrogenase, whose amino-acid sequence MDFLRAGVRRHTFARIQCRQLHLLQNKAYVEGKWISAGSGNVFKVENPADDSLIAKVPDMGAADAKKAIDAAAEAFKSWKNTTPKERSNILRCWYEIVEANSKDLAAIVTAESGKPLSESYGELAYGNSFLDWFADCARHVKGEMILSPWPNKQIMVTRQPVGVVSVITPWNFPFAMITRKVGALLAAGCTCVVKPSEDTPLTALAAIQLAEQAGVPKGVINVITSSRKNVAEVGKVLCEDPHVRLISFTGSTVVGKVLSAHAAKGVKRVGLELGGNAPFIVFPSADIGRALDHAMLAKFRNNGQACVGANRFLIHEDVYDQFVNGFKEHIQKKCKLGPGTHEGVTCGPLINLEQAKKVSSFVEDAVNKGARTLVGGRFATDLGNKFFESTLIDNVKPGMKVYHDEVFGPVASVIKVKSEEEALEIANSTKHGLAAYVFTKDLGQAFRMSRDLEFGMVAINDGILSTAEAPFGGIKESGIGREGSMHGVEEYTEIKYTLMSGLEK is encoded by the coding sequence ATGGATTTCTTACGTGCCGGTGTTCGAAGACATACTTTTGCAAGAATTCAGTGTAGGCAGTTGCAtttgctacaaaataaagcatATGTTGAAGGCAAATGGATAAGTGCGGGAAGTGGAAACGTGTTTAAAGTGGAAAACCCCGCTGACGACAGCCTCATTGCAAAGGTGCCTGATATGGGAGCGGCTGATGCTAAAAAAGCTATTGACGCAGCGGCTGAGGCCTTTAAGTCTTGGAAAAATACCACGCCCAAGGAACGTTCGAATATTTTGAGGTGCTGGTATGAAATTGTGGAAGCCAATTCCAAAGATCTAGCAGCTATTGTGACTGCTGAGTCTGGAAAACCACTATCTGAATCTTACGGTGAACTTGCTTACGGTAACTCTTTCTTGGACTGGTTTGCAGATTGTGCACGTCATGTCAAAGGAGAAATGATATTGAGCCCTTGGcccaacaaacaaataatggtTACACGACAGCCGGTTGGTGTAGTATCAGTTATTACTCCATGGAACTTTCCTTTTGCTATGATAACAAGAAAAGTAGGCGCCCTGTTGGCTGCAGGCTGCACATGTGTTGTCAAACCTTCTGAAGATACACCTCTAACAGCCCTCGCCGCTATTCAATTGGCAGAACAAGCTGGTGTGCCTAAGGGAGTAATTAATGTTATTACGAGTAGCAGAAAAAATGTTGCAGAAGTTGGCAAAGTCTTGTGTGAAGACCCTCATGTGAGATTAATCTCTTTTACGGGTTCTACTGTTGTTGGTAAAGTACTGTCTGCACATGCTGCAAAAGGAGTCAAAAGAGTGGGTCTTGAATTAGGAGGAAATgcaccatttattgtttttcctaGTGCTGACATAGGGCGAGCATTAGATCATGCAATGCTTGCAAAATTCAGGAATAATGGACAGGCATGTGTTGGAGCGAATAGGTTCCTTATACATGAAGATGTTTATGACCAATTTGTCAATGGTTTTAAGGAACATATACAGAAAAAATGTAAACTAGGACCAGGTACACATGAGGGAGTTACGTGTGGCCCACTTATTAATTTGGAGCAAGCAAAGAAGGTTTCTAGCTTTGTAGAAGATGCTGTAAATAAAGGTGCAAGAACATTGGTTGGTGGCAGATTTGCTACAGACCTTGGAAACAAGTTCTTTGAGTCCACATTAATAGATAATGTTAAACCTGGTATGAAGGTATATCATGATGAAGTATTTGGCCCTGTTGCATCAGTTATAAAAGTTAAAAGCGAAGAAGAAGCTTTAGAAATTGCTAACAGTACCAAGCATGGTTTAGCTGCTTATGTTTTCACCAAAGACCTAGGACAAGCTTTCAGAATGTCCAGAGACCTTGAATTTGGAATGGTTGCCATCAATGATGGTATATTATCCACTGCAGAGGCTCCATTTGGAGGCATTAAGGAGTCTGGTATTGGTAGAGAAGGTAGTATGCATGGCGTTGAAGAGTACACTGAAATTAAATATACCCTGATGTCAGGACTGGAAAAGTAA